From Desulfovibrio sp. TomC, a single genomic window includes:
- a CDS encoding LysM peptidoglycan-binding domain-containing protein, producing MPRFSAFASFFVCLGLALSSPALLHAYSVQAGDTPQSIAKKHNISVDELLKANKNLKPSKMLIGDTLVIPGGTPAKSGKPEKAEKSGKNQPEKEPAHDTRKDKASAKSEPLSAKERAAEARDRERERKAPSGHAAAGSYTVKKGDTFGSIAAKNNTTTNDLLKANKGLNPSKLHIGQEIALPGGAAGKAEPAEKASTKSAPVEKPSAKSQKTAEPQLPTFTHTVRKGDTPHSVARRYRISPHELARLNPDMGKKLHTGQKLVIPAAGAVKAAEAEVAAPEAEPVAAPERPTAKAPRTPEPADPTPTLPDSRDSADAEAAFEKGIEFGKQNKFQKAVESFDKAIKLAPNRADFFASRGHAHYYLAQYNKAIDDYTKAIEKNPNFALAYSMRGLSRARSDHYPQAIEDFNKAISLGPTEADYYKGRGFTYLRLKQYGPMCQDYQKACSLGDCELLESVKKEKLCQ from the coding sequence ATGCCTCGATTTTCTGCTTTCGCTTCCTTTTTTGTCTGCCTTGGCCTGGCCTTAAGCTCTCCGGCGCTCCTGCACGCCTACTCCGTCCAAGCTGGCGACACCCCGCAATCGATCGCCAAGAAGCATAATATCTCCGTAGACGAGTTGCTCAAGGCCAACAAGAACCTCAAGCCGAGCAAAATGCTCATCGGCGACACGCTGGTCATCCCCGGGGGGACGCCGGCCAAGTCGGGCAAACCGGAGAAAGCCGAAAAGTCGGGGAAAAACCAGCCTGAGAAAGAACCGGCCCACGATACCCGCAAGGACAAGGCCTCGGCCAAATCCGAACCCCTGTCGGCCAAGGAACGGGCCGCCGAGGCCCGGGATCGGGAGAGAGAACGCAAGGCTCCCTCCGGCCATGCCGCCGCCGGTTCCTACACGGTCAAAAAGGGCGATACGTTCGGCTCCATTGCTGCGAAAAACAACACGACCACCAATGACCTGCTCAAGGCCAACAAAGGGTTAAACCCCAGCAAGTTGCACATCGGCCAGGAGATTGCCCTGCCCGGCGGCGCTGCGGGCAAGGCCGAACCGGCGGAGAAAGCCTCGACCAAGTCGGCGCCGGTCGAGAAGCCCTCTGCCAAGAGCCAGAAAACTGCCGAGCCGCAGCTTCCCACCTTCACCCATACGGTTCGCAAGGGCGACACCCCGCATTCCGTGGCCCGTCGCTATCGGATCAGCCCCCATGAACTGGCCCGGCTCAATCCCGACATGGGGAAAAAGCTGCATACCGGGCAGAAACTGGTGATTCCGGCCGCAGGCGCGGTCAAGGCAGCCGAGGCTGAGGTCGCCGCCCCTGAGGCCGAACCCGTCGCCGCTCCCGAGCGTCCGACCGCCAAGGCCCCCCGCACTCCCGAACCGGCCGACCCCACACCGACGCTGCCCGACAGCCGCGACTCGGCCGATGCCGAAGCCGCTTTTGAAAAGGGTATCGAATTCGGCAAGCAAAACAAGTTCCAAAAGGCCGTCGAATCCTTTGACAAGGCCATCAAGCTCGCTCCCAACCGGGCGGACTTTTTTGCCAGCCGCGGCCATGCCCATTACTATCTGGCCCAGTACAACAAGGCTATCGACGACTACACCAAGGCCATTGAGAAAAACCCCAACTTTGCCCTGGCCTATTCCATGCGTGGCTTGAGCCGCGCCCGCTCAGACCATTATCCCCAGGCCATCGAGGACTTCAACAAGGCGATCTCCCTCGGTCCCACCGAGGCCGATTACTACAAGGGACGGGGCTTCACCTACCTGCGCCTCAAACAGTACGGCCCCATGTGCCAGGACTATCAAAAGGCCTGCAGCCTGGGCGATTGCGAGTTGCTGGAAAGCGTCAAGAAGGAAAAGCTCTGCCAATAA
- a CDS encoding ATP-binding protein: MNTQTSNTVEPTDYSAEIFDASGIKFDETVACGLWQKIVDHKWILSEKLGRDVGFRAACIDFLDNFEVGHDLRLERQADLLGEMGAQYIDRDIWETISDSQPPKQLVQKRIIRPLQEENLSKKHGVVIPKAIIFFGPPGTGKTHFVKAMAGFLGWWFIEIAPSMLMAEGVDRIGAHLRATMEKARRLEEAVIFIDEFEELAASRDEADRIDRSITNEFLKQVPLLKSQANKVLLVCATNYVRQLDAALLRPGRFDCIIPVGVLDDDGRRTILQYHNARINVGDIDLDLIVKKTRHFTPADLEHLYQLIAQHAFDREYETGKDFAVTTECIMEKIGQVRPSLSDEVMTQFQEDVLTYSRY; encoded by the coding sequence ATGAATACACAGACATCGAATACCGTTGAGCCAACGGATTACAGTGCGGAAATATTCGATGCCAGCGGCATCAAATTCGATGAGACCGTCGCCTGCGGCCTGTGGCAGAAAATCGTGGACCACAAGTGGATCTTGTCCGAGAAACTCGGGCGGGACGTGGGCTTCCGGGCCGCCTGTATTGATTTCCTGGATAACTTCGAGGTGGGGCATGACCTGCGCCTGGAGCGCCAGGCCGACCTTCTCGGCGAAATGGGCGCCCAGTACATCGACCGGGACATCTGGGAAACCATCTCCGATTCCCAACCCCCCAAGCAGCTCGTCCAGAAGCGCATCATCCGGCCGCTTCAGGAAGAGAACCTGTCCAAAAAACACGGCGTGGTCATCCCCAAGGCCATTATCTTCTTCGGTCCTCCCGGCACGGGAAAAACCCATTTCGTCAAAGCCATGGCTGGGTTTCTCGGCTGGTGGTTCATCGAGATTGCTCCCAGCATGCTCATGGCCGAGGGTGTGGACAGAATCGGCGCCCACCTGCGCGCCACCATGGAAAAGGCCCGCCGACTTGAGGAAGCCGTCATCTTCATCGACGAGTTCGAGGAACTCGCCGCCAGTCGGGACGAAGCCGACCGCATCGACCGGTCCATCACCAACGAGTTCCTCAAGCAGGTCCCCCTGCTCAAGAGTCAGGCGAACAAGGTGCTTTTGGTCTGCGCGACCAACTATGTCCGTCAACTGGATGCGGCCCTGCTGCGTCCCGGGCGCTTTGACTGCATCATCCCGGTGGGAGTCCTCGACGACGACGGACGGCGGACCATCCTGCAATACCACAATGCCCGGATCAATGTCGGGGATATCGACCTGGATCTCATTGTCAAAAAGACCCGGCACTTCACCCCGGCTGACCTGGAACACCTGTACCAGCTCATCGCCCAGCACGCCTTTGACCGGGAATACGAGACGGGAAAGGACTTCGCGGTGACCACGGAATGCATCATGGAGAAGATCGGCCAGGTCCGTCCTTCCCTGAGCGACGAAGTGATGACCCAGTTCCAGGAGGACGTTTTGACCTATTCACGGTATTAA